The segment TCAGACAGGACAGCTGATGCGAATATACGCGGAGCGACTGCGGCTTGATACCGATTTCCAAACGACGCGCGCTGGTCAGGAGTTCACCGTCGCCGTAAAAGGCCATCTTCTGATCGGTCTTGTCGAGGAGTTCGAGTTCCAGTCGGTCAGTTTCAAAGGACAGCATACGTGGATCATTGGTGGGTGGAATGTGCTGGCGCACGCGGTAAATCCCGGTCAGAAGCTGACAGAGATGATGATGCGTGAAGATGCTGACGTTGAATTTACCGTCATCGTTCTTTGTCTCCGGGGCGATTTTGAAAGAACCGGCTACCGAAGGTTGATTATTGATCATCAAAAGCGGACTTTCCAGCTCGCCGCGATAGTCAGGTGATGTTATGCGCAGACGATATTTTTTCTGGGGCGCGCCGAGGAGTTTTAGACCGAGGATCAGCGTATACATGGGATGACCGATGTTGCTCATGAGCGACTGAAAACCGGGAATGCTGCGACGCCATTGATTGATGCTTTCGGCCACGTCACCGATGATGCCGATGCCGCCGTTGGTGGCCATATGCGTGCCATTGACCGTGATGAGATCGATCGCTTTCCACTCATCGAGCCGCACGAATTCAAGGGCTTCCTTGATGCGATTATGAATGCCCAATTCACGAGCAAGGTCATTGGCCGTGCCCGCGGGCAAAACCAAAAAGCGGGTTTCCTGCTCAGCGAGCTGTTGAATAAGAGTATGAAAGGTTCCATCACCGCCGACGGAAACGATGACGTCGACCTTGTCCGCCGTTGCTCGGTTGATCTCGGCTCGTAGCTCGTGCTCATCACGGGGTGCAATAAAATCCAGCTCACTCCTAAAAAGCTGACGCTGGATCAGACTCTGCCAGTCGCGACTTTGCCCTTGGGAGGCGCGAGTGTTCAGGAAGACTCGAACTTTTTGCATGATGATCAAGCCCTTGCGCGTGATGGTGCGGTTTCGGGATTGGGACCCTATTCTCGGAATGAGTTATGACATTTCTTTCGTCGCAAAGCCATAGCCACTGCGATATTTTATTGAAGTTGATGTGGGAACTCTATTCCGGGAGGACTTGTAACCCATATGGCGCTGTGGGTTTTGCCCAGGGGTGCGCGCCCCCAGGTTTGTGGGAAGGGCGTGAAAAGCTTAGTGATCAAGCCTTTGCAGGATCACCTGAGCCAGCTCCCGATCGATCGAAGCAAAACGATTCAGCGTAGGTTCCCAGGCCAATACTTCAGCATTGGCGATATCAAACCACCAGCCGTGCAACTGCAGCGTTCCCTGGTCCATCGCCTGACGCACGCTCGGATAGGTGCGCAAGTGTTCGAGCTGCTGCAGTACATTCAGCTGGGACAATTGATTATGCGGTGCAAGATGTCGGCATTCGAAATGCGGACCGGAATGCATTTTATAAAGCGAGGGCTCCGCATGCCGGAGCCAGCTGCGCAGGTTTCCGCTCAGCCCCTGGGTGCCGCGCAGGACGGCCATGTGGGCTCCGCATTCGGAATGTCCACAGACGATAATATCCTTAACTTTCAGCTGCTCCACTGCAAATTCCACAGCGGCGGCTTCCGATTTGTCGAAGATGCTGATGCCATCCTCACCGCAGGGTGGGATCAGATTACCCACATTACGCACGACAAACATATCGCCGGGATCGCTCGACGCAAAAAGATTGGGAACAACTCGACTGTCTGAGCAGGCAATCAGGAGGGCGTCCGGTGATTGGCCCAGAGCGAGTCGGGCAAAGGTTTCGCGATAGGCGGGCTGCACCTTTTCGCGAAAGTCGACGATACCCTGTAAGAGTTTTTTCATGTCGCAATGACTCCTATGCTTAAGATCCTTCGCCGCCAAATATGTCTTGCTTTGGCCTGGGGCGCAATCACTCAAATCGAGCCCGGGCCTCGGCTGGTGGCCTCCTGGAAAAATTGCCCCAGGGAAGCGGCTGCGTTAGACTGAATTCTGTCGTTATTCAAAGGACTTCGGAGAATCTGACATGAAAGTCGCTTGGTGTCTGGGACAGGCCATGGCCGGCATTTTATTTTGGGGAGCCTGCGAACCTGTGGCTCAGGATTACGCGTCTTATCCGAGTCTGGACGTCTCGCCGCTGCCGGGAGCAGCTCTTCCTCCCGAGGGGCCTTTGCATGAAGCCGCAGTCCTTCTGGACGGTGGCCAGGCCAAGGACGCCGTGAAAATCCTGAGCGGCATGCAGCCGATCACGCTCTTGGAAAAAGCCTGGCAAAGGCTGCTGTTAGGCGAGGCTTATCTGGAGATCGGCGCCAAGGAAAAGGCGCTGCAGTATCTGCTCGCGAATTATGAAGAGCTGCGCGATGCGCGGCCAGCGCCGGAACCCGAGCGAAGTCTGGTCCTGGCGCGCAGTTTGAAAAAACTTGGGAGCTATTACCGGGACAAGGCGGATTACGAGAAAGCCTATGCGCTGCATCAGCTGCAGTGGCTTTATATGCGGCGCCTCGGAACGCCTTCCGATCGGTTCGAGGTTTTGCTCCATCTGGATGCGGATGCCGCGCTTTTGCGCAATTATTTTGCATCCGAACAATGGCTGCGCGAGGCTCTGCTTTTAGCGCAGGGCATGCCCGTGGGACAGGAGAAACAGCGGGCTCTGATCGTCGTCTGGGATCATGTCGCGCTCCGTTTGAGCGAGCTGGTCCGCTTTAGCGAAGCCGAGGCCGCTGCGCGTGAGAGTCGCCGGATCAGCCAGCTTTACGATGCCGCCACGGAGCGCAGGGAATTTCGTGAGATTCAAGCCGCGGCGCGGCAGGCGGATGTTCATCAATCGTGGGCTCGTTTCACAGAAGCCAAAAACCCCGCCGAGTCCAAACCTCTTTATGCGAAAGCGCAGGCCCTGGCTCGCGAAGCTCTTCTCCTTGCCGAGCAGCAGGGCATGGGTGAGCCGGGACGCGCGACGCTGGAGCAGGAGATGCGGCGGATCTGTGGTCAGGCCTGCCGGTCTTGATGAAGATCTTTTATCACAGGCAGGCCGATGTTATGCTCGTCTTGACGAGAGGCCTGTGTTATTTCCCACAATGGAGCGGAATATCGCCCTTAATATCCTGTTTTGAAAGAACTAAGTGGGTGGCCTGCTCCTTGCAAACTGAGCGGTACTGGATTACGGGGAAGGACCGACGATGCCAAAGAATCTATCACTGAATGAACGCCAAAAAGAAATCTATCTGAAATACTCCGGGCTCGCTTTGCCCCGTTATACGTCTTATCCCGCCATCACCGGCTGGAAGGATACTTCGACCATTCCTGCGATCAAAGAGCAGCTGGATGCCACTGCGCATAATCAGAAGGCATTCAGTCTTTATTTTCATGTTCCCTTCTGCCAACGACTTTGCTTTTACTGTGGCTGTTCGAAGGAAATCATGAATCCCGCCAGTGAAGCGACGCAGTCGGTCGTGCAGAAGTATCTGGAAGGTTTGGAGCGCGAGGTTGCGCAGATCGCCCATCACATAGATAGTTGCGTGATCGAGCAGCTGCATTTCGGAGGCGGCACTCCGAATTTTCTGA is part of the Oligoflexus sp. genome and harbors:
- a CDS encoding diacylglycerol/lipid kinase family protein, which produces MQKVRVFLNTRASQGQSRDWQSLIQRQLFRSELDFIAPRDEHELRAEINRATADKVDVIVSVGGDGTFHTLIQQLAEQETRFLVLPAGTANDLARELGIHNRIKEALEFVRLDEWKAIDLITVNGTHMATNGGIGIIGDVAESINQWRRSIPGFQSLMSNIGHPMYTLILGLKLLGAPQKKYRLRITSPDYRGELESPLLMINNQPSVAGSFKIAPETKNDDGKFNVSIFTHHHLCQLLTGIYRVRQHIPPTNDPRMLSFETDRLELELLDKTDQKMAFYGDGELLTSARRLEIGIKPQSLRVYSHQLSCLNAFEASKRLEVPT
- a CDS encoding carbonic anhydrase, with the protein product MKKLLQGIVDFREKVQPAYRETFARLALGQSPDALLIACSDSRVVPNLFASSDPGDMFVVRNVGNLIPPCGEDGISIFDKSEAAAVEFAVEQLKVKDIIVCGHSECGAHMAVLRGTQGLSGNLRSWLRHAEPSLYKMHSGPHFECRHLAPHNQLSQLNVLQQLEHLRTYPSVRQAMDQGTLQLHGWWFDIANAEVLAWEPTLNRFASIDRELAQVILQRLDH